The Diaphorobacter ruginosibacter genome contains a region encoding:
- a CDS encoding NAD-dependent succinate-semialdehyde dehydrogenase produces the protein MSYPNTQLFIDGQWRDASDGKSLAVFNPATGQEIGRVAHANKADMDAALASAQKGFEIWRDMPAIERARTMRRAAALMRERAAAIGEILTQEQGKPVIEARGEAAAAADIIEWFADEGMRVYGRIVPSRNLAVRQLVVKDPVGVVAAFTPWNFPINQVVRKLGAALAAGCAVIVKAPEETPASPAELIRAFADAGVPAGVINLLYGNPAEISGYLIPHPVVRKVTFTGSTPVGKQLAGLAGQHMKRVTMELGGHAPVIVCDDADIALAVKCTAGAKFRNAGQVCISPTRFLVHESVKADFVAALTKYAKGLRVGDGLAEGTQMGPLANPRRVTAMAEFMADAVQSGAEVMTGGERIGTAGNFYAPTILDNVPLTARIFNDEPFGPVAAVRGFTDLNEAVKEANRLAFGLAGYAFTSSLKNAHLLSQRVEVGMLWVNQPATPSAELPFGGIKDSGYGSEGGPEALEACLNTRAISITNV, from the coding sequence ATGAGTTACCCCAATACCCAGCTCTTCATCGACGGCCAATGGCGCGATGCATCCGACGGCAAGTCGCTTGCCGTGTTCAATCCGGCCACCGGCCAGGAAATCGGCCGTGTGGCGCATGCCAACAAGGCGGACATGGATGCGGCGCTTGCTTCCGCGCAGAAGGGCTTCGAGATCTGGCGCGACATGCCCGCGATCGAGCGGGCCAGGACCATGCGCCGCGCAGCCGCGCTGATGCGCGAGCGTGCGGCGGCGATCGGCGAGATCCTCACGCAGGAGCAGGGCAAGCCGGTGATCGAGGCACGTGGCGAGGCTGCGGCCGCGGCCGACATCATCGAGTGGTTCGCCGACGAAGGCATGCGTGTCTATGGCCGCATCGTTCCCTCGCGCAACCTGGCCGTTCGCCAGCTGGTGGTGAAGGACCCCGTGGGGGTCGTGGCGGCATTCACGCCATGGAATTTCCCGATCAACCAGGTGGTGCGCAAGCTGGGGGCCGCCCTGGCTGCGGGCTGCGCGGTGATCGTGAAGGCGCCGGAGGAGACCCCGGCCAGCCCCGCGGAACTGATCAGGGCGTTCGCCGATGCGGGCGTTCCGGCCGGCGTGATCAACCTGCTCTACGGCAACCCGGCGGAAATCTCGGGCTATCTGATTCCGCACCCCGTGGTGCGCAAGGTCACGTTCACGGGCTCCACGCCGGTGGGCAAGCAGCTCGCGGGCCTCGCGGGCCAGCACATGAAGCGCGTGACGATGGAACTCGGCGGCCATGCGCCCGTCATCGTCTGCGACGACGCGGACATCGCGCTTGCCGTGAAGTGCACGGCAGGCGCCAAGTTCCGCAATGCGGGCCAGGTCTGTATTTCTCCCACACGCTTCCTGGTGCATGAGAGTGTGAAGGCCGACTTCGTGGCGGCGCTCACCAAGTATGCGAAGGGCCTGCGGGTGGGCGACGGCCTGGCCGAGGGCACGCAGATGGGCCCCCTGGCCAATCCGCGCCGCGTGACGGCGATGGCCGAGTTCATGGCCGACGCCGTGCAGAGCGGAGCCGAGGTGATGACGGGCGGCGAGCGCATCGGCACCGCCGGCAATTTCTACGCACCGACGATTCTGGACAATGTGCCGCTGACCGCGCGCATCTTCAACGACGAGCCGTTCGGTCCCGTGGCGGCGGTGCGCGGCTTCACCGACCTGAACGAGGCTGTCAAGGAGGCCAACCGCCTTGCGTTCGGCCTCGCGGGCTACGCGTTCACCTCTTCGCTGAAGAATGCCCACCTGCTGTCGCAGCGTGTGGAGGTCGGCATGCTGTGGGTCAATCAGCCAGCCACGCCCTCGGCGGAACTGCCGTTCGGCGGCATCAAGGATTCGGGTTACGGCTCGGAAGGCGGACCGGAGGCGCTGGAGGCCTGCCTGAACACCCGCGCGATCTCGATCACCAACGTGTGA
- a CDS encoding BLUF domain-containing protein, with translation MQVVCYFGKAARQGKVALPTDSLLAACEDFAKRNELTGLLAISDGYFLHVLEGEDAAVQNMVGRIAAFWDQESPSILFERSASQRHYQQWNVVISHGAKHRADAAQRLAETRRFLDEDPGDAADPFRYFLTPNRSAKQSSTHQPVRQVAIFSNSVLWFNPIFSHLSERFGTQACALKMSSTGKDADSYPLDYADVVGDSAGPVRIVGISEGLLSSTLSQPLLEKIELMVFLMRRSGQGTDTAFVSRALSHPVVQRCRPSVLFVTPGGNQALSDMLHKMVDEAGLTSTETRGSVLMGGPTWKAIHEQLVTTARPLQKDLADVAAQAPVEALTEVDLELEVVAPPPSRKPQATRTHSPVAMPEEPADEPAEEAPPEEVAQEAAKAMKKAASPASPPASPPAVATGRAVDLSPEALTDMLQRLMYGLATTAWAGWLDTRARDFAAKTDNAPAAATLKTVAESIMPHLEAQARQGHLREMITTFADHHEILVPHPLDPTLVLYLFARLDDLPLAALRRLILDDLMD, from the coding sequence ATGCAAGTAGTCTGCTATTTTGGTAAAGCCGCGCGCCAGGGCAAGGTTGCCCTCCCCACGGACAGCCTGCTGGCCGCGTGCGAAGATTTTGCGAAACGCAACGAGCTCACAGGTCTGCTTGCCATCTCCGACGGCTACTTCCTCCACGTCCTGGAAGGAGAAGACGCCGCGGTGCAGAACATGGTGGGCCGCATTGCGGCATTCTGGGATCAGGAGTCGCCCTCGATCCTGTTCGAGCGCTCCGCCTCGCAGCGCCATTACCAGCAATGGAACGTCGTGATATCGCACGGCGCCAAGCACCGCGCGGATGCGGCCCAGCGGCTCGCGGAAACCCGGCGCTTTCTCGACGAAGATCCCGGCGATGCCGCCGATCCGTTCAGGTATTTCCTCACCCCCAACCGCTCGGCCAAGCAGTCGAGCACGCATCAGCCGGTGCGGCAGGTGGCGATCTTCAGCAATTCCGTGCTGTGGTTCAACCCGATCTTCAGCCATCTGTCGGAGCGCTTCGGCACGCAGGCCTGCGCGCTCAAGATGTCCAGCACCGGCAAGGATGCGGACAGCTATCCACTCGACTACGCGGACGTGGTGGGCGACTCCGCCGGTCCGGTGCGCATCGTGGGCATCAGCGAAGGCCTGCTCTCCTCCACGCTGTCCCAGCCGCTGCTCGAGAAGATCGAGCTGATGGTGTTCCTGATGCGCCGCAGCGGCCAGGGCACCGACACCGCCTTTGTGTCCCGGGCGCTATCGCATCCCGTCGTCCAGCGCTGCAGGCCGAGCGTGCTGTTCGTCACGCCGGGCGGCAACCAGGCGCTGTCCGACATGCTCCACAAGATGGTCGATGAAGCGGGGCTGACCTCGACGGAAACACGAGGCTCCGTGCTCATGGGCGGACCGACCTGGAAAGCCATTCACGAGCAGCTGGTCACCACCGCACGCCCGCTGCAGAAGGACCTTGCCGACGTGGCGGCGCAGGCACCGGTCGAAGCCTTGACAGAAGTCGATCTCGAACTGGAGGTGGTTGCTCCGCCGCCATCGCGCAAGCCACAGGCAACCAGGACGCACTCCCCGGTCGCTATGCCTGAAGAGCCTGCCGATGAGCCTGCAGAAGAGGCGCCTCCGGAGGAAGTCGCCCAGGAAGCCGCGAAAGCCATGAAAAAGGCGGCCTCCCCCGCATCACCACCCGCATCACCACCCGCAGTTGCGACCGGGCGCGCGGTCGACCTCTCCCCCGAGGCACTGACCGACATGCTGCAGCGCCTGATGTACGGGCTGGCCACGACGGCCTGGGCGGGCTGGCTTGATACCCGCGCGCGCGACTTTGCCGCCAAGACCGACAACGCCCCCGCCGCCGCGACCCTGAAGACCGTGGCCGAGAGCATCATGCCGCACCTGGAGGCGCAGGCCCGGCAAGGCCACCTGCGCGAGATGATCACCACGTTTGCAGACCACCACGAGATCCTGGTCCCGCATCCGCTCGACCCCACGCTGGTGCTGTACCTCTTCGCGCGCCTGGATGACCTGCCACTGGCCGCCCTGCGCCGACTGATCCTCGACGACCTGATGGACTGA
- a CDS encoding sulfurtransferase, producing the protein MTYTTLIQVAELKKLIESGSPLMVFDCSFDLMNPGWGESQFLASHIPGAIHADLDKNLSARHGSPGADGSVIVAGEADQPASGGRHPLPNRERFSMWLSEIGFSNDMQAVVYDRNGANYCGRLWWMLKWAGHEAVAVLDGGLQAWRAAGNAMGSGEATNHFQSNFELKAPLVRLVNADDVLLQLGTGSQTVVDARAPARYRGEVEPLDPVAGHIPGALNRPFTSNIGADGKFKPANQLREEFSDLLQGRSPDNVVHQCGSGVSALPNLIAMEVAGLGRGALYAGSWSDWCSNPQRPVEKN; encoded by the coding sequence ATGACATACACGACATTGATTCAAGTTGCTGAATTGAAAAAGCTGATAGAGAGTGGCTCACCACTTATGGTGTTTGATTGCTCTTTTGATCTTATGAACCCGGGGTGGGGTGAATCACAGTTTCTCGCTTCACATATTCCCGGTGCAATTCACGCCGATCTGGACAAAAATCTCAGCGCACGGCATGGCAGCCCGGGTGCGGACGGCTCGGTCATTGTGGCTGGGGAGGCGGATCAGCCCGCCTCCGGAGGTCGCCATCCGCTGCCCAACCGCGAGCGTTTCTCGATGTGGCTGAGCGAAATCGGCTTCTCCAACGATATGCAGGCTGTGGTCTATGACCGCAATGGTGCCAACTATTGCGGCCGCCTCTGGTGGATGCTCAAGTGGGCGGGCCACGAGGCCGTGGCAGTGCTCGATGGCGGCCTGCAGGCATGGCGGGCAGCCGGCAATGCGATGGGCTCGGGCGAAGCAACCAACCACTTTCAGAGTAATTTCGAGCTCAAGGCGCCACTGGTCCGGCTGGTGAATGCGGACGATGTGCTCCTGCAGCTCGGCACCGGCAGCCAGACCGTGGTTGACGCGCGTGCGCCGGCGCGCTATCGCGGCGAGGTCGAGCCCCTGGATCCCGTGGCGGGTCATATTCCGGGCGCCTTGAATCGCCCGTTTACCAGCAATATCGGAGCAGATGGGAAATTCAAGCCTGCCAATCAGCTGCGCGAGGAATTCAGCGATTTGCTGCAAGGACGTTCACCAGACAATGTGGTTCACCAATGTGGCAGCGGTGTCAGCGCATTGCCCAATTTGATCGCCATGGAGGTGGCTGGTTTGGGACGCGGCGCGCTGTATGCAGGTAGCTGGAGTGATTGGTGCAGTAATCCGCAAAGGCCGGTGGAAAAAAATTAA